The following coding sequences are from one Methanohalophilus halophilus window:
- a CDS encoding undecaprenyl diphosphate synthase family protein → MLHKLYEKRLLNKIQQGQQNPPSSLAIVLPETDLLQKNSSQKTLQFINWCQDFGIKKIYFNVDILDEKADLKNKMVYRLVQFIERICAKLPPKTGYDVYGDDGSTLLTKPGKDPSIIFVLGYGGKKEITSSVRTILCDVEKGNIEPEDIDENILESHLTIEGEPDLIIRSGGRHLSDFLIWQSVYSELYFTDINWNSFRRIDFLRIIRDFQKRKRRYGK, encoded by the coding sequence TTGCTACATAAATTATATGAAAAACGTCTCCTGAATAAAATACAACAGGGACAGCAAAATCCACCTTCCTCTCTTGCCATAGTCCTGCCTGAAACAGATCTACTCCAAAAGAATAGTAGCCAAAAAACACTCCAATTCATAAACTGGTGCCAGGATTTTGGCATCAAGAAAATCTATTTTAATGTGGACATTCTGGATGAAAAAGCCGATCTCAAAAATAAGATGGTTTACAGATTAGTTCAGTTTATTGAAAGAATATGCGCCAAACTGCCCCCTAAAACCGGCTATGACGTATATGGAGATGACGGCAGTACATTACTCACAAAACCCGGAAAAGACCCCAGTATCATTTTTGTACTGGGATACGGCGGAAAAAAAGAGATTACCTCTTCTGTCAGGACCATTCTCTGTGATGTAGAAAAAGGAAACATAGAACCGGAAGATATTGATGAAAATATTCTGGAATCCCATCTGACAATAGAAGGAGAACCGGATTTGATAATACGTTCGGGGGGAAGACATCTTTCAGATTTTCTTATATGGCAATCCGTCTATTCAGAACTGTATTTCACAGATATTAACTGGAACAGCTTCAGAAGGATTGATTTTTTGCGTATCATCAGGGATTTCCAGAAAAGGAAACGCCGCTATGGAAAGTAA
- a CDS encoding MBL fold metallo-hydrolase has protein sequence MKVTLLGTGDAPGTPVIGCNCPTCQDGQKGGKSNRLRCSILVEAEKGTILLDTGPDLRQQLLEHNIKHVDGVIWTHGHYDHFTGFGEFHRVQRKVDVYGLAETLDYILEYLAFLKPRRNNVKINETFEIIGLRITLFEVKHRPVSNPVGILIEEDGKKVVFTGDCEKEIPQKSLEMIDSPDLLIADAIVPDSDVLHIKKHMDAKDAMELAQKIKAKEVVFTHISHFFKPHSIAAQKFPMGYDGMQFVI, from the coding sequence GTGAAAGTGACATTACTGGGCACAGGAGATGCGCCCGGTACACCGGTAATCGGTTGTAACTGTCCCACCTGCCAGGATGGACAAAAAGGGGGGAAAAGCAACCGTCTCAGATGTTCTATTCTTGTAGAAGCCGAGAAAGGTACAATTTTGCTGGACACCGGCCCCGACCTGCGCCAGCAATTGCTTGAGCACAATATAAAGCATGTGGACGGAGTGATATGGACCCACGGCCATTATGATCATTTTACCGGTTTTGGAGAATTCCACAGGGTGCAAAGAAAGGTAGATGTATACGGCCTTGCTGAAACCCTTGATTACATCCTGGAATACCTGGCCTTTTTGAAACCCAGAAGAAACAATGTGAAAATCAATGAAACCTTTGAAATTATAGGGCTCAGGATTACTCTTTTTGAAGTCAAGCACCGACCGGTAAGCAATCCGGTAGGCATACTTATAGAAGAAGATGGTAAAAAAGTGGTATTCACAGGAGATTGCGAAAAGGAAATCCCACAAAAGAGTCTTGAAATGATTGACAGTCCTGACCTTTTAATTGCCGATGCGATTGTACCGGATTCAGATGTTTTGCATATCAAAAAACATATGGATGCAAAGGATGCAATGGAACTTGCCCAAAAAATAAAGGCAAAAGAGGTCGTTTTTACCCACATAAGCCACTTTTTCAAACCCCATTCCATCGCAGCACAGAAATTTCCAATGGGATATGATGGAATGCAATTTGTGATATAA
- a CDS encoding DUF5817 domain-containing protein: MVAYAVIICTKCRLQCQVIEDRSQKTIKCQRCGATLQFRKLRKFHRTEILDEAIAARTALQAKIQGSDSKKVSQILADASVDQLQPSPPNQKRSANPSKYIINALENQEKIQIRQLFQMAEDAGFEREKIEKALENLKNSGDIYTPGKGYLKLA; encoded by the coding sequence ATGGTAGCCTATGCTGTAATTATTTGCACCAAATGCCGCTTGCAATGCCAGGTTATAGAAGACCGGAGCCAAAAAACCATAAAATGCCAGAGATGTGGTGCAACCTTGCAGTTTCGTAAATTGAGGAAATTCCACAGGACAGAAATACTCGATGAAGCAATAGCGGCACGAACCGCTCTTCAGGCAAAGATACAGGGATCCGATTCAAAAAAAGTCAGCCAGATCCTAGCAGATGCAAGCGTTGATCAGCTCCAGCCAAGCCCGCCTAATCAAAAAAGATCTGCAAATCCTTCTAAATATATCATAAATGCTCTTGAAAACCAGGAAAAAATTCAGATCAGACAGCTATTCCAAATGGCTGAAGATGCAGGTTTTGAGAGGGAAAAAATTGAGAAAGCCCTTGAAAACCTGAAAAATTCGGGAGACATCTACACTCCCGGCAAAGGATATCTTAAACTTGCCTGA
- a CDS encoding ATP-binding protein: MSDNTLDIIELLLTAQIYNQNQVLDVNDLPKPIRKHYWKKEAKGVPRPIHVSLTDVNKLYGESETKKVLKGLPFVEIDEVGYKIKLTSLDMAISWFEKQDTSSRIEENPALAYYFEKAEKEGVSYSKVRDSTKPKEVDREWIESLKAEVMEEEGGEDMLKLAQLLAPEDIQQGMSELILTKKQESEVDKIVKAIKFRDYLKEIGLYDVGKILLVGPPGTGKTSVARALSEMLSIPFVEVKLSMITDQYLGETAKNIDRVFELAKKLNPCILFVDEFDFIAKTRTSDEHAALKRAVNTLLKAIDEISLTRDGVLLIAATNHPHMLDSAAWRRFDEILEFPFPDYDMRKNILDIVTRHIEGDFDTAAIAEITEGYSGSDLRVVIREGVLDALLEERRELCNKDLLNAVESFNNRSHIKSEKYLQRYDRVS; encoded by the coding sequence ATGTCCGACAATACACTTGATATAATAGAACTTTTGTTGACGGCCCAGATATACAACCAGAACCAAGTATTGGATGTCAACGATCTTCCAAAACCCATAAGGAAGCACTACTGGAAAAAAGAGGCCAAAGGAGTACCACGACCCATTCATGTTTCACTCACTGACGTGAATAAACTGTATGGAGAAAGTGAAACTAAAAAGGTATTAAAGGGCCTTCCCTTCGTAGAAATCGATGAAGTTGGTTACAAGATCAAATTAACTTCTCTTGACATGGCCATTAGCTGGTTCGAAAAACAGGACACCTCCAGTCGTATCGAAGAAAACCCCGCATTGGCCTATTACTTTGAGAAAGCAGAAAAAGAAGGAGTCAGCTACAGTAAAGTACGGGACAGTACCAAACCCAAGGAAGTCGACAGGGAATGGATAGAATCCCTCAAAGCCGAAGTAATGGAGGAAGAAGGCGGAGAAGATATGCTCAAACTGGCACAACTCCTGGCCCCGGAAGATATACAGCAGGGGATGTCCGAACTAATCCTCACAAAAAAACAGGAATCCGAAGTTGACAAGATAGTCAAAGCCATCAAGTTCCGGGATTACCTGAAGGAAATCGGGCTGTACGATGTGGGCAAGATTTTGCTGGTTGGACCCCCGGGTACAGGGAAAACATCAGTTGCAAGAGCACTATCCGAAATGTTATCCATTCCTTTTGTTGAAGTAAAATTATCCATGATTACAGATCAGTATCTTGGTGAAACTGCAAAAAACATTGACAGGGTATTTGAACTGGCAAAAAAACTCAATCCATGCATTCTTTTTGTGGATGAATTCGACTTTATTGCAAAAACCCGGACCTCGGATGAACATGCAGCCCTGAAAAGAGCTGTCAACACTCTCCTCAAGGCAATCGATGAAATAAGTCTCACAAGGGATGGAGTACTCCTGATCGCTGCTACCAACCATCCCCACATGCTGGACTCAGCTGCATGGAGGAGATTTGATGAAATACTTGAATTCCCCTTTCCGGATTATGACATGAGGAAAAATATTCTTGACATCGTCACAAGGCATATCGAAGGAGACTTTGACACTGCAGCGATTGCTGAAATTACAGAAGGTTACAGTGGATCCGACCTGAGAGTGGTGATCCGGGAGGGTGTTCTGGATGCCCTGCTGGAGGAGCGTCGGGAGCTCTGTAACAAAGATCTTCTTAATGCGGTGGAATCATTCAATAATCGTTCACATATAAAATCCGAAAAATACCTCCAGCGGTATGACAGGGTGTCTTAA
- a CDS encoding DUF5803 family protein produces MRKQVVVLFLILTSAIYLSGCIDDIIPVDEAAETTNASEYTLDPFIANDSCECGINTTTFYLFPDSPVKAVYVFENVNLLEVVPLEDITNPGSDVLSNIVIVAKPGGNNGNPAATVRQLSASGPMDSIDYTLSEESESGQTKQVISFNQSLTGFVAYTMEVPMGQDFMYVPSHLSTVRVVLPEGYTTGNQFIGKVEPAPDSRYIDGQGREVLVWNDLRQDTSSSLSSIAKGFLPSDNGGEEEEEIKFKTLYLKFYSENAPRSLLIGTSILGAGVLLVIGNFLRNRRKLNETIRMAEEDWKKDKER; encoded by the coding sequence ATGCGAAAACAAGTGGTAGTCCTATTTCTGATACTCACTTCAGCCATCTATCTTAGTGGTTGCATCGATGACATTATACCTGTTGATGAAGCCGCTGAAACAACCAATGCATCGGAGTATACACTGGATCCGTTCATTGCTAACGATTCATGTGAGTGTGGCATTAATACGACTACTTTTTACCTTTTCCCCGATTCGCCTGTAAAAGCGGTTTATGTATTTGAGAATGTAAATCTTCTTGAGGTAGTTCCCCTGGAAGATATTACAAATCCAGGTTCTGATGTACTTTCAAACATTGTAATTGTGGCCAAACCCGGTGGAAATAACGGTAATCCAGCTGCAACAGTCAGACAGTTATCTGCCTCAGGGCCAATGGATTCGATAGACTATACCCTTTCTGAAGAATCCGAGTCCGGGCAGACCAAACAGGTAATTTCCTTCAATCAAAGCCTTACAGGATTTGTGGCCTATACAATGGAAGTGCCTATGGGGCAGGATTTCATGTATGTGCCATCACACCTTTCCACTGTCAGGGTGGTCCTTCCAGAAGGGTATACAACAGGCAACCAGTTTATAGGGAAGGTTGAACCAGCACCCGATTCCAGGTATATCGATGGACAGGGCAGGGAAGTACTTGTCTGGAATGATCTGCGTCAGGATACTTCTTCATCATTGTCTTCTATTGCAAAAGGCTTCTTGCCTTCCGATAATGGGGGAGAAGAGGAAGAAGAAATTAAGTTTAAGACTCTCTATCTCAAATTTTACTCAGAAAATGCGCCCCGTAGCCTGCTGATCGGTACATCAATACTTGGCGCAGGCGTGCTTCTGGTCATTGGGAATTTCCTGCGAAACCGTAGAAAACTGAATGAAACGATACGGATGGCAGAAGAAGACTGGAAAAAGGATAAAGAACGTTGA
- a CDS encoding redox-regulated ATPase YchF, which produces MTMTIGLAGKPNAGKSTFFKAATMAEVDIANYPFTTIDANRGVTYVRTTCPCIERDKRCGNCEDGIRFVPIEIIDVAGLVPDAHQGRGLGNAFLDELSQAQAIIHVIDASGATDIEGNPGDIASHDPLEDIDFLNREITMWMKGILCRNWERLARKIKAENLKVEEAIANQLMGAGVCEEHVNIAIDQLDKREYIKWEDEDMCQLCEYIRLLSKPVIIAANKLDIAPPENVENLEKLEMIVVPTSAAAELAIRNAASTGAIDYKPGDEDFAIEESDLSEKQIKGLEKLKSFVVSRKPHGCGVQECINRAVFDQLNLIVVYPVEDEGHWTDKKGRMLPDAYLVKKGSTAHELAYKVHTDIGDRFLYAVDGRTRMRLGDKYELKDGDVIKIVSTAK; this is translated from the coding sequence ATGACAATGACTATAGGCCTTGCAGGAAAGCCAAATGCAGGCAAATCAACATTCTTCAAAGCCGCAACTATGGCAGAGGTGGATATTGCCAATTATCCATTCACCACCATTGATGCCAATCGCGGGGTTACCTATGTTCGTACCACCTGCCCGTGCATCGAGCGGGACAAGAGATGTGGCAACTGTGAAGACGGGATACGCTTTGTACCAATCGAGATCATTGATGTGGCCGGCCTTGTGCCCGATGCCCATCAGGGCCGCGGGCTGGGAAATGCCTTTCTGGACGAACTGAGCCAGGCCCAGGCAATCATTCACGTAATTGACGCCTCCGGCGCCACAGATATAGAGGGTAATCCGGGCGACATCGCCAGCCATGATCCCCTGGAAGATATCGACTTCCTCAACCGGGAAATAACCATGTGGATGAAAGGCATCCTGTGTCGCAACTGGGAACGCCTGGCACGCAAAATAAAAGCAGAGAATCTAAAGGTAGAAGAGGCAATTGCAAACCAGCTCATGGGAGCCGGGGTCTGTGAAGAACACGTGAACATAGCAATAGACCAGCTCGACAAACGCGAATATATCAAATGGGAAGATGAAGATATGTGCCAGCTCTGCGAGTACATCCGCCTGCTCAGTAAACCTGTCATCATCGCCGCGAACAAACTAGATATAGCCCCGCCGGAAAATGTCGAAAACCTTGAAAAACTTGAGATGATAGTCGTACCCACAAGTGCTGCAGCAGAGTTGGCCATCCGAAATGCGGCCAGTACCGGAGCAATTGATTACAAACCTGGGGATGAGGACTTTGCCATAGAGGAAAGCGACCTGAGTGAAAAACAGATAAAGGGTCTGGAAAAGCTTAAAAGTTTCGTGGTATCCCGCAAACCCCACGGGTGTGGAGTACAGGAATGTATCAACAGGGCAGTATTTGACCAGCTCAACCTCATTGTAGTCTACCCTGTCGAAGATGAAGGCCACTGGACCGACAAAAAAGGTCGCATGCTTCCCGATGCCTACCTGGTCAAAAAAGGTTCCACTGCGCATGAACTTGCATACAAGGTGCACACCGACATCGGAGATCGTTTCCTATATGCTGTAGACGGGCGTACCCGCATGAGACTCGGAGACAAATACGAACTCAAGGACGGAGATGTTATAAAGATCGTCTCAACCGCCAAATGA